Proteins from a single region of Oncorhynchus nerka isolate Pitt River linkage group LG18, Oner_Uvic_2.0, whole genome shotgun sequence:
- the LOC115145934 gene encoding microtubule-associated protein RP/EB family member 3-like isoform X2, with product MAVNVHATSVSCDTLSRHDMLAWLNDSLHLNYTKIEQLCSGAAYCQFMDMLFPGCVLLKKVKFQAKLEHEFIHNFKVLQAAFKRMGVDKIIPVEKLVKGKFQDNFEFVQWFKKFFDANYDGKEYDPLQARQGQDMAPAPNPGPQRMSPTVPKIMPAPQRVLNTTVHVRKTPALARNGGSDGELMELNQQLMELKLTVDGLEKERDFYFSKLRDIELICQEHESDTNPHLSRIMDILYATEDGFAAPDDDEIDEQAHLDQDEY from the exons ATGGCAGTGAATGTGCACGCCACGTCTGTGTCCTGTGACACCCTGAGCAGACATGATATGCTGGCCTGGCTCAACGATTCCCTACACCTCAACTACACCAAGATAGAACAGCTCTGCTCGG GTGCAGCGTACTGTCAGTTCATGGACATGCTGTTCCCAGGCTGTGTCCTGCTAAAGAAGGTTAAGTTCCAGGCCAAGTTGGAACATGAGTTCATACACAACTTCAAAGTTCTCCAGGCTGCCTTCAAGAGGATGGGAGTCGACAAA ATAATTCCTGTCGAGAAGCTCGTAAAAGGAAAGTTCCAGGACAACTTTGAGTTTGTGCAGTGGTTCAAGAAGTTCTTCGACGCCAACTATGATGGGAAGGAGTACGACCCTCTACAAGCCAGACAGGGGCAAGACATGGCTCCCGCCCCCAATCCAG GCCCCCAGAGGATGTCGCCCACAGTGCCCAAGATAATGCCCGCGCCCCAGAGGGTGCTGAACACCACCGTGCATGTGAGGAAGACCCCGGCTCTGGCGCGGAACGGGGGCAGCGACGGGGAACTCATGGAGCTGAATCAACAG TTGATGGAGCTGAAGTTGACAGTGGACGGACTAGAGAAGGAAAGAGATTTCTACTTCAGTAAGCTGAGAGACATTGAGCTGATCTGTCAAGAACACGAGAGTGACACCAACCCTCACCTCTCCAGGATCATGGACATTCTCTACGCCACAGAG GACGGCTTTGCTGCTCCAGATGATGACGAGATTGATGAACAGGCCCACTTGGACCAGGATGAATACTGA
- the LOC115145934 gene encoding microtubule-associated protein RP/EB family member 3-like isoform X1 encodes MAVNVHATSVSCDTLSRHDMLAWLNDSLHLNYTKIEQLCSGAAYCQFMDMLFPGCVLLKKVKFQAKLEHEFIHNFKVLQAAFKRMGVDKIIPVEKLVKGKFQDNFEFVQWFKKFFDANYDGKEYDPLQARQGQDMAPAPNPGDHFSHRPKRTHGPPGPQRMSPTVPKIMPAPQRVLNTTVHVRKTPALARNGGSDGELMELNQQLMELKLTVDGLEKERDFYFSKLRDIELICQEHESDTNPHLSRIMDILYATEDGFAAPDDDEIDEQAHLDQDEY; translated from the exons ATGGCAGTGAATGTGCACGCCACGTCTGTGTCCTGTGACACCCTGAGCAGACATGATATGCTGGCCTGGCTCAACGATTCCCTACACCTCAACTACACCAAGATAGAACAGCTCTGCTCGG GTGCAGCGTACTGTCAGTTCATGGACATGCTGTTCCCAGGCTGTGTCCTGCTAAAGAAGGTTAAGTTCCAGGCCAAGTTGGAACATGAGTTCATACACAACTTCAAAGTTCTCCAGGCTGCCTTCAAGAGGATGGGAGTCGACAAA ATAATTCCTGTCGAGAAGCTCGTAAAAGGAAAGTTCCAGGACAACTTTGAGTTTGTGCAGTGGTTCAAGAAGTTCTTCGACGCCAACTATGATGGGAAGGAGTACGACCCTCTACAAGCCAGACAGGGGCAAGACATGGCTCCCGCCCCCAATCCAGGTGATCACTTTTCCCACAGACCAAAGAGAACTCATGGTCCTCCAG GCCCCCAGAGGATGTCGCCCACAGTGCCCAAGATAATGCCCGCGCCCCAGAGGGTGCTGAACACCACCGTGCATGTGAGGAAGACCCCGGCTCTGGCGCGGAACGGGGGCAGCGACGGGGAACTCATGGAGCTGAATCAACAG TTGATGGAGCTGAAGTTGACAGTGGACGGACTAGAGAAGGAAAGAGATTTCTACTTCAGTAAGCTGAGAGACATTGAGCTGATCTGTCAAGAACACGAGAGTGACACCAACCCTCACCTCTCCAGGATCATGGACATTCTCTACGCCACAGAG GACGGCTTTGCTGCTCCAGATGATGACGAGATTGATGAACAGGCCCACTTGGACCAGGATGAATACTGA